A window from Malania oleifera isolate guangnan ecotype guangnan chromosome 7, ASM2987363v1, whole genome shotgun sequence encodes these proteins:
- the LOC131159337 gene encoding ATP synthase subunit epsilon, mitochondrial-like: MASSAAVPFWRSAGLTYVGYSNICASLVRNCLKEPHRAEALSRETVHFSISKWTDGKPQKPTLRSDTEHE, from the coding sequence atggcGTCGAGCGCGGCGGTGCCGTTCTGGAGGTCGGCGGGCCTGACGTACGTAGGTTACTCGAACATCTGCGCCAGTCTGGTGAGGAACTGCCTCAAAGAGCCCCACAGGGCTGAAGCCCTCAGTCGCGAGACGGTCCATTTCTCCATCTCTAAATGGACAGACGGCAAGCCCCAGAAACCCACTCTCCGTTCAGATACAGAACATGAATGA